The sequence ATGCCTGCCCAGAACCGTTATCAAGTTTTGAAGAAAATGTTTCTACCTGAAACACCTGCTGTTATCGTGGCTCGTGGTCTGGTAGTGCCAGAGGAAATGTTGAGGGCTGCTAGAGAATGCAAGATTGCGATTTTAACCAGTCGAACAGCAACCAGTCGTTTATCTGGAGAACTTTCTAGCTACCTTGATTCCCGTTTGGCTAAACGTACTAGCGTGCATGGTGTCTTGATGGATATCTATGGCATGGGTGTCTTGATCCAAGGAGATAGCGGTATCGGTAAGAGTGAGACAGGTCTTGAGCTTGTGAAGCGTGGACACCGTCTAGTAGCAGACGATCGTGTAGATATTTATTCTAAGGATGAGATGACTCTTTGGGGCGAACCTGCTGAAATCTTGAAGCATTTGCTTGAGATTCGTGGAGTTGGGATTATCGATATCATGAGTCTTTATGGTGCGAGTGCTGTAAAAGATTCTTCACAAGTTCAGCTAGCAGTTTATTTGGAAAATTATGATACACATAAGACCTTTGATCGTCTTGGAAACAATGCCGAAGAACTCGAAGTTTCTGGTGTAACGATTCCGCGTATCCGCATCCCAGTAAAAACAGGACGCAATATCTCCGTTGTTATTGAGGCGGCTGCCATGAACTACCGCGCTAAAGAAATGGGCTTTGATGCGACACGTTTATTTGAAGAACGCTTGACAAATCTAATCGCTCAAAATGAGGTGAAACATGATTAATCCAGTCGCATTTGAAATTGGCCCCTTTGCTATTCGTTGGTATGCTTTGTGTATTGTAGCTGGTCTGGTTCTGGCAGTCTATCTTGCTATGAAAGAAGCTCCTAAAAAGAAAATTCTATCAGATGATATTTTGGATTTTATCCTGATTGCTTTTCCGGTAGCTATTTTAGGTGCTAGACTATACTACGTGCTCTTTCGCTTAGATTATTATCTGCAAAATCCAGGTGAAATCATCGCCATTTGGAATGGTGGTTTGGCCATTTATGGAGGTTTGATAGCAGGGGCTATTGTCCTTTATATCTTTGCAGATAGAAAGCTGATTAATACTTGGGATTTCTTAGATATTGCAGCACCGAGCGTCATGGTTGCCCAGAGTTTAGGGCGCTGGGGGAACTTCTTTAACCAAGAAGCCTAC comes from Streptococcus oralis and encodes:
- the hprK gene encoding HPr(Ser) kinase/phosphatase, with translation MSVLVRDVIEKLRLDIVYGEGELLEKEINTADIMRPGLEMTGYFDYYTPERIQLLGMKEWSYLVAMPAQNRYQVLKKMFLPETPAVIVARGLVVPEEMLRAARECKIAILTSRTATSRLSGELSSYLDSRLAKRTSVHGVLMDIYGMGVLIQGDSGIGKSETGLELVKRGHRLVADDRVDIYSKDEMTLWGEPAEILKHLLEIRGVGIIDIMSLYGASAVKDSSQVQLAVYLENYDTHKTFDRLGNNAEELEVSGVTIPRIRIPVKTGRNISVVIEAAAMNYRAKEMGFDATRLFEERLTNLIAQNEVKHD
- the lgt gene encoding prolipoprotein diacylglyceryl transferase; translation: MINPVAFEIGPFAIRWYALCIVAGLVLAVYLAMKEAPKKKILSDDILDFILIAFPVAILGARLYYVLFRLDYYLQNPGEIIAIWNGGLAIYGGLIAGAIVLYIFADRKLINTWDFLDIAAPSVMVAQSLGRWGNFFNQEAYGAAVDSLDYLPGFIRDQMYIDGSYRQPTFLYESVWNLIGFALILIFRRKLKGIRRGHITAFYLIWYGFGRMIIEGMRTDSLMFFGLRVSQWLSVILIGLGIFIILYQNRKKAPFYHTEEEK